In one window of Rhodoligotrophos appendicifer DNA:
- the istB gene encoding IS21-like element helper ATPase IstB: protein MTVKGTGDAMPVGTTSGTPQVLLGHHLKQLKLPTVLREYDKVARECARDGVDHPRYLLRLVELELIDRERRVVERRIRQARFPAIKSLDTFDFTAIPSLNKMLVLELTRCEFILRRENVIALGNSGTGKSHVALALGLAACQKGFPVAFTTAAALVHQLMEARDERRLLKLQRELQAVKLLVVDELGYVPLSPTGAELLFEVFSQRYERGSTIVTSNLPFEDWTSVLGSERLTGALLDRLTHHVHILTMNGDSYRLKQSAGHRRAIASAAEAERNQANTTNSEIGEISKP from the coding sequence ATGACCGTCAAAGGGACAGGCGATGCGATGCCGGTTGGAACGACGAGCGGCACGCCGCAGGTGCTGCTTGGCCATCACCTCAAGCAGCTGAAGCTGCCGACAGTCTTGCGGGAATACGACAAGGTCGCCCGCGAGTGTGCCCGCGACGGCGTCGATCATCCCCGCTATCTACTGCGCCTGGTCGAGCTGGAGTTGATCGACCGGGAGCGTCGTGTGGTCGAGCGGCGCATCAGGCAGGCCAGGTTCCCGGCGATCAAAAGCCTCGACACCTTCGACTTCACCGCGATCCCCAGCCTCAACAAGATGCTGGTGCTGGAGCTAACCCGCTGCGAATTCATCCTGCGCCGGGAGAACGTGATCGCTCTCGGCAACAGTGGCACCGGCAAGAGCCATGTCGCGCTCGCGCTTGGACTTGCCGCCTGTCAGAAGGGATTCCCCGTCGCCTTCACCACTGCCGCGGCCCTGGTTCATCAGCTCATGGAGGCACGTGACGAGAGACGTCTACTGAAGCTGCAACGCGAACTGCAGGCGGTGAAGCTGCTCGTCGTCGATGAACTCGGCTACGTGCCGTTGTCGCCGACGGGCGCCGAGCTCCTGTTCGAGGTGTTCTCGCAGCGCTACGAGCGCGGCTCCACCATCGTCACTTCGAACTTGCCCTTCGAGGACTGGACGTCGGTCCTGGGGTCCGAGCGGCTCACCGGCGCGCTGCTCGACCGGCTGACCCATCACGTTCATATCCTGACCATGAATGGCGACAGCTATCGTCTCAAGCAATCCGCTGGCCACCGCCGGGCGATCGCCTCGGCGGCCGAGGCGGAGCGAAACCAGGCCAACACCACCAACTCCGAGATCGGCGAGATCAGCAAGCCCTGA
- the istA gene encoding IS21 family transposase: protein MFSVEVYAAVRRFVFVEGNSRREAARVFGLSRETVLKMCRFSLPPGYTRTKPVTKPKLGALLPVIDAILEADRTGPMKQRHTAKRIFERLRDEHGFGGGYTVVKDYVRIARARGRETFVPLSHPPGHAQVDFGEAVGVIAGVRCKIHFFCMDLPQSDAPFVKAYPAETTEAFLDGHVSAFAFFGGVPLSVLYDNLKIAVAKICGDGKRERTRAFTELVSHYLFSDRFGRPGKGNDKGKVEGLVKYARSNFMTPIPVAASFDDLNAMLAERCRARQAERAGRNAATIGERLGADLEAFRDMPAVPLEPCEKRAARVSSTALVRYRCNDYSVPTSHGFQEVMVKGFVDQVVILCGGEEIARHQRSYGSGTFIFDPLHYLALIETKPNALDQAAPLKDWGLPETFQHLRHLMEARMGNRGKREFIQVLRLMEAIPKEIVAGAVTEAIRLGAIGFDAVKQIALARVERRPARLDLAAYPHLPKTAVRTTSAADYAVLIPGRAA, encoded by the coding sequence ATGTTTTCCGTGGAAGTCTATGCTGCCGTCCGGCGCTTTGTGTTTGTCGAGGGCAACAGCCGTCGTGAGGCGGCCCGTGTCTTCGGGCTGAGCCGCGAGACGGTTTTGAAGATGTGCCGGTTCTCGTTGCCGCCGGGCTACACGCGCACCAAGCCTGTGACGAAGCCGAAGCTGGGCGCGTTGTTGCCGGTGATCGATGCGATCCTGGAGGCAGACCGAACTGGCCCGATGAAGCAGCGGCATACGGCGAAGCGGATCTTCGAGCGGCTGCGCGACGAGCACGGGTTTGGCGGCGGCTATACGGTGGTGAAGGACTATGTCCGGATCGCCCGAGCCAGAGGGCGCGAGACCTTCGTGCCGCTGTCGCATCCGCCCGGCCATGCGCAGGTGGATTTTGGCGAGGCGGTCGGCGTGATCGCCGGCGTCCGCTGCAAGATCCACTTCTTCTGTATGGACCTGCCGCAGTCGGATGCCCCGTTCGTGAAGGCGTATCCGGCCGAGACGACGGAAGCGTTCCTGGACGGGCATGTGTCGGCCTTCGCCTTCTTCGGCGGCGTGCCGCTGTCGGTGCTCTACGACAATCTGAAGATCGCGGTGGCAAAGATCTGCGGCGACGGCAAGCGGGAGCGGACGCGCGCGTTCACGGAACTGGTGAGCCATTATCTGTTCAGCGACAGGTTCGGCCGACCCGGCAAAGGGAACGACAAGGGCAAGGTCGAGGGGCTGGTGAAGTATGCCCGCTCGAACTTCATGACGCCGATCCCGGTGGCGGCGAGCTTCGACGATCTCAACGCTATGCTGGCCGAGCGGTGCCGGGCGCGGCAGGCGGAACGTGCCGGTCGCAACGCCGCGACCATCGGCGAACGGCTTGGCGCCGATCTCGAGGCCTTCCGGGATATGCCCGCTGTCCCGCTTGAGCCCTGCGAGAAGCGGGCGGCGCGCGTCTCGTCGACGGCGCTGGTGCGCTACCGGTGCAACGACTACTCGGTGCCGACCAGCCACGGCTTCCAGGAGGTGATGGTGAAGGGCTTCGTCGACCAGGTCGTCATCCTGTGTGGCGGCGAAGAGATCGCCCGCCATCAACGTTCGTATGGTTCGGGCACCTTCATCTTCGACCCGCTGCACTATCTGGCGCTGATCGAGACCAAGCCGAACGCGCTCGATCAGGCGGCGCCGCTGAAGGATTGGGGTCTTCCCGAGACGTTCCAGCATCTGCGCCATCTCATGGAGGCGCGCATGGGCAATCGCGGCAAGCGCGAGTTCATCCAGGTCCTGCGGCTGATGGAGGCGATCCCGAAGGAGATCGTGGCCGGCGCCGTCACCGAGGCAATCCGGCTCGGCGCGATCGGCTTCGATGCGGTCAAGCAGATCGCACTGGCTCGTGTCGAGCGTCGTCCCGCGCGGCTCGATCTCGCCGCCTACCCGCACCTGCCGAAGACGGCTGTGAGGACGACATCGGCCGCCGACTACGCGGTGCTCATTCCTGGGAGAGCGGCATGA
- a CDS encoding group III truncated hemoglobin: MIIVPKTEISRRPEITKRTEAETGIDELMIERLVRAFYSRIGADPILGPIFASRITSWEPHLQQMCAFWSSVALMTGRYHGQPMQKHLPLPIDARHFDRWLTLFEATAKEVCPGKAADHFVERARRIAESLELGVAGANGVILGRGVRFIATSQ; encoded by the coding sequence ATGATCATCGTCCCTAAGACTGAAATTTCGCGTCGACCCGAGATCACGAAACGCACTGAGGCGGAAACCGGCATTGACGAGCTTATGATTGAACGCTTGGTGCGGGCCTTCTACAGCCGTATAGGCGCCGATCCAATCCTGGGGCCGATTTTTGCCTCCCGCATCACCAGTTGGGAGCCGCACCTTCAACAGATGTGCGCATTCTGGTCATCGGTCGCCTTGATGACCGGACGATACCATGGGCAACCAATGCAGAAGCATCTGCCATTGCCCATCGATGCCCGACATTTCGATCGATGGCTTACGCTATTCGAGGCAACGGCGAAGGAGGTTTGCCCCGGCAAAGCGGCCGATCACTTCGTTGAACGAGCCCGGCGAATCGCAGAAAGTCTTGAGCTGGGCGTTGCTGGTGCTAACGGTGTGATCCTCGGGCGGGGCGTTCGGTTTATTGCCACGTCTCAGTGA
- a CDS encoding NADH:ubiquinone oxidoreductase subunit NDUFA12 gives MRFKDFLLRTFTWWNGETWGTHMLVSRHGEFVGEDELGNKYYKQRNGDRRWIVYNGEADASKIAPGWHGWMAGRTDTPPSEERYEPRYWQKPHAPNTTGVTPINVPAGSLVRGLNANAPAMDAEYEAWTPD, from the coding sequence ATGCGCTTTAAAGATTTCCTCTTGCGAACTTTTACTTGGTGGAATGGGGAAACCTGGGGAACCCATATGCTCGTGTCGAGACATGGGGAGTTCGTAGGAGAGGATGAGCTCGGCAACAAATATTACAAGCAACGGAACGGCGATAGGCGGTGGATAGTCTACAATGGTGAGGCTGATGCTTCCAAGATCGCGCCCGGTTGGCATGGCTGGATGGCTGGACGGACCGATACTCCGCCGTCGGAAGAGCGTTATGAACCGCGATACTGGCAGAAGCCTCACGCGCCGAACACGACCGGCGTGACGCCAATCAACGTTCCGGCGGGAAGTCTCGTGCGGGGCCTGAATGCAAATGCACCTGCCATGGATGCAGAATACGAGGCATGGACGCCGGATTGA
- a CDS encoding cation:proton antiporter gives MLFPILSPFAEVALLLVLATAIGLVGTILRQPLIVSFIAVGLIAGPSVLDVVRSDAQIDLLAELGIAVLLFLVGLKLDIKLVRSLGTVSLMTGLGQVAFTSIIGYGIGLALGLDHLTSLYVAVALTFSSTIIIVKLLSDKREIDSLHGQIALGFLIVQDLVVVLAMIVLSAIGIGAAADGHGPGSVPKVLASGLAMVVLVVAFIRYIATPLTERLARTPELLMVFAIAQAAMFAALCDVIGLGKEVGGLLAGVSLASTPYREAIAARLAPLRDFLLLFFFIALGATLDLSLLGTHVTAAIIFSLFVLIGNPLIVLVIMGAMGYRKRTGFLAGLTVAQISEFSLIFIAMGVSLGHVDEGALGLVTLVGLVTIAASTYMITWSHQLYALCEPLLGIFERRGTPREVSEAGRHRDSSGQVILFGLGRFGTAIGLRLNRQGKKVFGVDFNPAAIRRWRELGLDAQFGDATDPEFLAELPLQHASWLVLTVPQQMTGLTHEDMRTTLLQVARSAGFRGRVAVASHTEKDTSALLASGADVVLEPFQDAADRAVELLCGSREERRTVIPEIETEGRQMS, from the coding sequence ATGCTCTTTCCGATACTGAGCCCATTTGCCGAAGTGGCGCTGCTTCTCGTCTTGGCGACGGCGATCGGCCTTGTCGGCACGATCCTGCGGCAACCTCTCATCGTGAGCTTCATCGCCGTCGGCCTGATTGCCGGCCCTTCGGTCCTGGATGTGGTCCGTTCGGACGCGCAGATCGACCTTCTGGCCGAGCTCGGAATCGCGGTGCTGCTGTTTCTCGTGGGCCTCAAGCTCGACATTAAATTGGTCCGCTCGCTCGGAACAGTGTCCTTGATGACGGGGCTCGGGCAGGTCGCTTTCACCTCCATCATCGGCTACGGGATCGGCCTTGCTCTCGGGCTGGACCATCTGACGAGCCTGTATGTCGCCGTTGCGCTGACATTCTCATCGACGATCATCATCGTGAAGTTGCTCTCCGACAAGCGTGAGATCGACTCGCTTCATGGTCAGATCGCGCTGGGCTTCCTGATCGTTCAGGATCTGGTCGTCGTGCTGGCGATGATCGTGCTCTCTGCCATCGGCATCGGAGCGGCGGCGGACGGGCATGGTCCCGGTTCTGTCCCGAAAGTGCTCGCTTCAGGGCTTGCCATGGTGGTGTTGGTCGTCGCCTTCATCCGTTACATCGCCACGCCGCTGACGGAGAGGCTGGCACGCACGCCTGAGCTTCTGATGGTCTTTGCCATCGCCCAGGCGGCGATGTTCGCCGCTCTCTGTGACGTCATCGGCCTTGGGAAGGAAGTCGGCGGTCTCTTGGCCGGGGTCTCGCTCGCCTCGACGCCCTATCGCGAAGCCATTGCCGCGCGCTTGGCACCCTTGCGCGATTTTCTGCTGCTGTTCTTCTTCATCGCCCTGGGTGCGACCCTCGACCTTTCGCTTCTCGGCACCCATGTCACCGCCGCCATCATCTTTTCGCTCTTCGTCCTCATCGGCAATCCGCTGATCGTCCTCGTGATCATGGGAGCCATGGGATACCGCAAGCGGACCGGGTTCCTCGCCGGCTTGACGGTGGCGCAGATCAGCGAGTTCTCTTTGATCTTCATCGCCATGGGGGTGAGCCTTGGGCATGTGGACGAAGGTGCACTCGGGCTCGTGACCCTGGTCGGGCTGGTGACAATCGCGGCCTCGACCTACATGATCACATGGTCCCACCAGCTTTATGCGCTCTGTGAGCCCTTGCTGGGCATTTTCGAGCGCCGAGGAACCCCGCGCGAGGTCAGCGAGGCCGGTCGTCATCGGGACAGTTCCGGCCAGGTGATCCTGTTCGGGCTGGGACGCTTTGGCACTGCCATCGGCCTGCGCCTGAACAGGCAGGGGAAAAAGGTGTTCGGCGTGGATTTCAACCCGGCCGCCATACGCCGCTGGCGGGAGCTTGGCCTTGACGCGCAGTTTGGCGACGCAACCGATCCAGAGTTCCTGGCCGAACTTCCTTTGCAGCATGCGTCCTGGCTGGTCTTGACCGTTCCGCAGCAGATGACGGGCCTGACCCATGAGGACATGCGGACCACGTTGCTTCAAGTGGCGCGCTCTGCGGGGTTTCGAGGTCGAGTCGCCGTTGCCTCCCACACGGAGAAAGATACGAGCGCACTGCTGGCTTCGGGCGCCGACGTCGTGCTGGAGCCGTTTCAGGATGCTGCCGATCGGGCCGTCGAATTGCTGTGCGGCAGTCGGGAGGAGCGTCGGACGGTCATTCCCGAAATCGAGACTGAGGGCCGACAGATGAGCTGA
- a CDS encoding HAD-IC family P-type ATPase, with the protein MLETPTPMPLTDPHSHSPEACLTAFKADVQGLTGAEAARRLAQHGPNRLPEAQGRGPVLRFLSHFHNVLIYVLLGAALVTGALQHWVDTGVILAVVLANAVIGFLQEGKAEAAMAAIREMLAPHAAVFRDGARMTVDGADLVPGDIVLLEAGDKVPADLRILEARGLAAQEAILTGESVPVEKTPGAVAADASLGDRRSMLWSGTLVTQGTARGLVVATGPATEIGRIGGLLAGVEQLTTPLVAQMDHFARWLSFLILLASGLLLVWGYFVGHHDFSEMFMAVVGIAVAAIPEGLPAVMTITLAIGVQAMARRNAIVRRLPAIEAIGSVSVICTDKTGTLTRNEMVVAAAETQEGIFEITGEGYAPEGNVTPAGNLARLARAAALCNDAALSQRDGSWVVEGDPMEGALLAFAGKVAGDLRSDGRRLDAIPFDSRHRFMAVLTEGAEGRLTHVKGAPERVLRMCSDVNVPEWLARADEMASRGLRVLALAERPETDERIDPAALETGLSFLGLVGLIDPPRPEAIAAVAECRAAGIRVKMITGDHAGTAAAIAAQIGLENPHRVLTGADLDRLDDAQLALEVASVDIFARTSPEHKLRLVTALQANGLSVAMTGDGVNDAPALKRADAGIAMGQKGSEAAKEAADLVLADDNFASLAAAVREGRTVYDNLKKVISWTLPTNAGESMTVVLALLLGLALPVTAVQILWINLITGITLGIALAFEPTEVGTMARPPRPRNAPLLSGELVWHVALVALLFLAAVFGIFSYAMDRGYPLALAQTMAMNTLVVLEIFHLFFIRNIHSTSLTWAAARGTGIVWIVVVTITVAQFAVTYLTPLQMLLGTRPVPLADGLLILAVGAAFFAIIEIEKQIRLGLRR; encoded by the coding sequence ATGTTGGAGACGCCCACCCCCATGCCCCTAACCGACCCTCATAGCCACTCCCCCGAAGCCTGCCTCACGGCGTTCAAGGCGGACGTCCAGGGTCTCACCGGGGCCGAGGCGGCGCGGCGGCTTGCGCAGCATGGGCCGAACCGGTTGCCTGAGGCCCAGGGGCGTGGGCCGGTGCTGAGGTTTCTTTCCCATTTTCATAATGTCTTGATCTACGTGCTGCTGGGCGCAGCCCTGGTGACGGGAGCGCTTCAGCACTGGGTCGACACCGGGGTCATCCTTGCGGTGGTGCTGGCCAATGCGGTCATTGGCTTCCTGCAGGAGGGCAAGGCGGAGGCGGCGATGGCGGCGATCAGGGAGATGCTCGCCCCGCACGCGGCCGTCTTTCGCGATGGTGCGCGAATGACGGTGGACGGCGCCGATCTGGTGCCGGGGGACATCGTTCTTTTGGAGGCGGGCGACAAGGTGCCTGCCGACCTTCGCATCCTCGAAGCGCGCGGCCTGGCGGCACAGGAGGCGATCCTGACCGGCGAATCTGTGCCCGTGGAGAAGACCCCGGGGGCCGTCGCCGCCGATGCATCTTTGGGCGACCGGCGGTCGATGCTGTGGTCGGGAACGCTGGTCACCCAAGGCACCGCCCGCGGGCTGGTGGTCGCCACCGGCCCCGCGACCGAGATCGGGCGCATCGGCGGCCTCTTGGCAGGCGTTGAACAGCTCACGACGCCGCTTGTCGCGCAGATGGACCATTTCGCGCGTTGGTTGTCCTTCCTGATCCTCTTGGCCTCCGGACTCCTGCTGGTCTGGGGCTATTTCGTCGGCCATCACGACTTCTCCGAGATGTTCATGGCCGTCGTCGGGATCGCCGTTGCAGCGATCCCCGAAGGCCTGCCGGCGGTCATGACCATCACGCTCGCCATCGGCGTCCAGGCCATGGCCCGCCGCAACGCCATCGTCCGACGCCTGCCCGCCATCGAGGCGATCGGATCGGTTTCCGTCATCTGCACTGACAAGACGGGCACGCTGACCCGCAATGAGATGGTCGTCGCCGCGGCCGAGACCCAGGAGGGTATCTTCGAGATCACGGGCGAAGGCTATGCGCCCGAGGGGAATGTCACGCCTGCGGGAAACCTCGCGCGTCTCGCGCGTGCGGCTGCGCTCTGCAACGATGCAGCCCTGTCGCAACGCGACGGGAGCTGGGTGGTTGAGGGTGATCCGATGGAAGGGGCCCTTCTCGCCTTCGCGGGCAAGGTGGCGGGGGATCTTCGCAGCGATGGGCGCAGGTTGGATGCCATCCCGTTCGATTCCCGCCACCGCTTCATGGCTGTGCTGACCGAAGGTGCGGAAGGCCGCCTGACCCACGTGAAGGGCGCCCCCGAGCGGGTTCTGCGGATGTGCAGCGATGTGAACGTGCCAGAATGGCTTGCGCGCGCCGATGAAATGGCGAGCCGCGGTCTGCGGGTGCTGGCCCTGGCCGAGCGGCCGGAGACGGATGAACGGATTGACCCGGCAGCCCTGGAGACCGGGCTGAGCTTCCTGGGCCTTGTCGGCCTGATCGACCCGCCGCGCCCGGAAGCCATTGCCGCTGTGGCGGAATGTCGGGCGGCGGGGATCCGCGTCAAGATGATCACCGGCGACCATGCTGGAACTGCCGCCGCCATCGCGGCTCAGATCGGCTTGGAGAACCCGCATCGGGTGCTGACGGGTGCCGATCTCGACCGGCTCGACGATGCTCAGCTCGCCCTGGAGGTCGCCAGCGTGGATATCTTTGCCCGCACCAGCCCTGAACACAAGCTGCGGCTGGTCACCGCCCTTCAGGCCAATGGGCTTTCCGTGGCCATGACCGGTGATGGGGTGAATGATGCGCCCGCTCTCAAACGGGCCGATGCCGGCATTGCCATGGGCCAGAAGGGCTCTGAAGCCGCCAAGGAGGCCGCCGATCTGGTGCTCGCCGACGACAACTTTGCATCCCTCGCCGCCGCGGTGCGAGAGGGGCGGACCGTCTACGACAATCTCAAGAAGGTCATCAGCTGGACGCTTCCCACCAATGCCGGCGAGTCGATGACCGTGGTTCTGGCCCTGCTGCTGGGCCTGGCCCTTCCCGTGACGGCGGTGCAGATCCTGTGGATCAACCTGATCACAGGCATCACTCTCGGCATCGCCCTGGCCTTTGAGCCGACGGAGGTCGGCACTATGGCCCGCCCCCCGAGACCCCGCAATGCTCCGCTCTTGTCCGGGGAGCTCGTCTGGCACGTCGCACTGGTCGCCCTGTTGTTCCTGGCGGCGGTCTTCGGCATCTTCTCCTATGCGATGGACCGTGGCTATCCTCTCGCTTTGGCGCAGACCATGGCCATGAACACGTTGGTGGTGCTGGAGATCTTCCATCTCTTCTTCATCCGAAACATTCACAGCACCTCGCTGACCTGGGCGGCGGCGCGCGGCACGGGCATCGTCTGGATCGTGGTCGTGACCATCACCGTCGCCCAGTTCGCCGTCACCTATCTGACGCCTCTGCAAATGCTCCTGGGCACGCGGCCCGTGCCACTGGCCGATGGCCTGCTAATCCTGGCGGTCGGGGCGGCCTTCTTCGCGATCATCGAGATCGAAAAGCAGATCAGGCTGGGCTTAAGAAGATAG
- a CDS encoding universal stress protein: protein MPQVRIAYMPLVTYPEPVEDESILATTAFASALKCMLHVTAFSVHIPQLNSPLGQFLIDVPGLVRASEERSKAECHRLQGLIEEASRPHLGVHCTSREIVLGGALNSAAAEARYFDLTLLPWSDEIVGSKDIAEAVVFGSGRPAILIPAIPSPASFDHLAIAWDASRVAARALGDALPLLVDGGRISVLTVKDEKPLSGPNIAAALASSLEKRGFRAKSIDIALGDRAIGEVLQETALSEGAQILAMGGFGHSRIRDFILGGATKGVLNDLRLPVLFSH, encoded by the coding sequence ATGCCGCAGGTCCGCATCGCCTACATGCCTTTGGTCACTTACCCCGAACCGGTTGAGGATGAGTCGATTCTGGCCACCACTGCGTTTGCCTCCGCACTGAAATGCATGCTTCATGTCACGGCATTCTCCGTTCACATTCCGCAGCTGAATTCACCTTTAGGCCAATTTCTTATCGACGTTCCTGGACTTGTCCGCGCCAGCGAGGAGAGGAGCAAGGCAGAGTGCCATCGGCTGCAAGGCTTAATCGAAGAAGCCTCGAGACCGCACCTCGGCGTTCACTGCACCAGCCGGGAGATCGTGCTGGGCGGAGCGCTGAATTCAGCGGCTGCCGAAGCACGTTATTTCGATCTGACTTTGCTTCCCTGGTCCGACGAAATAGTAGGCTCAAAGGATATTGCGGAAGCCGTGGTCTTCGGATCGGGTCGGCCGGCGATCCTGATACCTGCTATACCCAGTCCCGCTTCTTTCGATCATCTTGCCATAGCCTGGGATGCAAGCCGGGTCGCCGCACGCGCCCTTGGTGATGCCCTGCCGCTACTGGTTGACGGCGGCCGCATCTCGGTTCTGACGGTCAAGGACGAAAAACCTCTCAGCGGGCCAAACATTGCTGCAGCTCTTGCCTCCTCCCTAGAGAAGCGGGGATTTCGCGCCAAATCGATCGACATTGCACTCGGAGACAGGGCGATTGGGGAGGTGTTGCAGGAGACTGCGTTGTCGGAGGGGGCACAAATCCTGGCGATGGGAGGCTTCGGTCATTCCCGCATCCGTGATTTTATTCTTGGCGGTGCGACCAAGGGTGTTCTCAACGACCTCAGACTGCCGGTCCTCTTCTCGCACTGA
- a CDS encoding SDR family oxidoreductase gives MSDGIAVVTGGSAGIGLATAQRLARNGWSVAILARDQTRLDEAAGLLRETGARVLPLSVDMADAAGVGRAADQIEQELGPIRVWVNNAMSTVIAPADEISADDYARVTATTYLSQVHGTLAALRFMKPRNQGLIVQISSILGFRGVPLQAPYCAAKFAVSGFTDALRAELIADEINVSLSVVYLPAVNTPQFTWSRNLSGREQIAPEPIYDPRVCAEAVLATVQNPTREVWVGRRTFGLAIGQDLAPAYADSAASGFKEDQLGERADDRPGNLCDPVPGPAKIDGPWTPTITSAPGQIFTSGHRTLGDFALGALAGGLATAGALAISKMIRQRT, from the coding sequence ATGTCAGACGGAATTGCGGTCGTCACAGGAGGAAGCGCCGGCATCGGCCTTGCAACGGCGCAGCGGCTAGCCCGCAACGGCTGGTCAGTGGCGATCCTGGCGAGAGATCAGACGAGGCTGGACGAGGCGGCGGGACTGTTGCGGGAGACGGGGGCTCGCGTGCTGCCGCTTTCAGTCGACATGGCTGATGCAGCGGGCGTCGGCAGAGCCGCCGACCAAATCGAGCAGGAGCTCGGCCCCATCCGGGTTTGGGTCAACAACGCGATGTCGACGGTCATTGCGCCGGCCGATGAAATCAGCGCTGACGACTATGCTCGCGTCACGGCTACGACGTATTTGAGCCAGGTTCATGGAACCCTGGCCGCACTTCGCTTCATGAAGCCGCGGAACCAGGGGCTGATCGTGCAGATCTCCTCCATACTCGGCTTCCGCGGCGTTCCCCTGCAGGCCCCCTACTGCGCCGCGAAATTTGCGGTGTCGGGCTTCACGGATGCTCTCCGCGCCGAGTTGATCGCAGATGAGATCAATGTGTCCCTCTCTGTTGTCTATCTGCCGGCGGTCAACACCCCGCAATTCACCTGGTCCCGCAATCTCAGCGGCCGCGAGCAGATTGCTCCTGAGCCCATCTATGACCCGCGCGTCTGCGCGGAAGCCGTGCTTGCAACCGTTCAGAACCCGACGCGTGAGGTATGGGTTGGCCGGCGGACCTTCGGTCTCGCAATAGGACAAGACCTGGCCCCGGCCTATGCAGACAGTGCAGCGAGCGGCTTCAAGGAAGATCAGCTTGGAGAGCGTGCTGACGACCGCCCTGGCAATTTATGTGACCCGGTCCCCGGGCCAGCCAAGATCGATGGTCCCTGGACGCCGACCATCACCTCGGCTCCAGGACAGATCTTCACGAGCGGCCACCGCACCCTGGGCGATTTCGCGTTGGGAGCGCTGGCGGGCGGCCTTGCCACTGCGGGAGCGCTTGCCATATCAAAAATGATCCGTCAGCGGACATGA
- a CDS encoding amidohydrolase family protein: MKSIEKPLNSLALGRRSFLNASAELGVGAGLSAPTSVSRAAATEISDISLRDQDLSFIGTEETFSTHELMVLNNRLFLEDTGLAEIGPRRIGAMDEAGIKVQILSANTPGVQDVPGREGIDFAYRLNKMLVDGPMATYPGRFQGFATLPLQSPEASADELERAVREDGLVGALTNGIIGKKFLDHPDFEPVLARAEALDVPIYIHPGIPPDEVFQIYYSNMRPEYQTEFQDQVLSISAYGWHQEVVTQCLRMITSGVFDRFPNLQIIIGHMGEGLPFFYERIVEKMSEVTKSTLNKPFEQYFHDNFWFTTSAFFQDELLHLLLKYISVDRVMFATDYPFVNMKDGTDWFRAVNLPRETKEKIAFRNAEKLFRISHKRNSDQHLPGDAFWLGVLWSVIEIVRR, translated from the coding sequence ATGAAATCGATCGAAAAACCCCTAAACAGCCTGGCATTGGGACGCCGCAGCTTTCTAAATGCCTCGGCTGAACTTGGTGTTGGTGCCGGATTGTCCGCGCCCACCAGTGTCTCCCGCGCCGCAGCGACAGAGATTTCGGACATCTCGTTGCGAGACCAAGACCTGTCATTTATCGGCACGGAAGAGACCTTTTCCACCCATGAGTTGATGGTGCTGAACAACAGGCTGTTCCTCGAGGATACCGGTCTTGCCGAAATCGGCCCGCGCCGCATCGGTGCAATGGATGAGGCGGGGATCAAGGTTCAAATCCTCTCCGCAAATACGCCAGGCGTGCAGGATGTCCCCGGTCGGGAGGGCATCGATTTTGCGTATCGCCTCAACAAGATGCTTGTCGATGGACCGATGGCCACCTATCCGGGGCGATTCCAGGGATTTGCAACCTTGCCGTTGCAGAGTCCGGAGGCCTCAGCGGACGAACTGGAACGCGCAGTTCGGGAAGATGGTTTGGTGGGAGCCCTGACCAACGGAATCATCGGGAAAAAATTCCTCGACCATCCCGATTTTGAGCCCGTGCTGGCGCGTGCCGAAGCCCTTGATGTGCCGATATACATCCATCCAGGCATTCCACCAGACGAAGTTTTCCAAATCTACTACAGCAATATGCGGCCGGAATATCAGACGGAGTTCCAGGACCAGGTTCTCAGCATCTCAGCCTATGGATGGCACCAAGAAGTCGTCACTCAATGCCTTCGAATGATCACGTCAGGGGTATTTGACAGATTTCCCAATCTACAGATCATTATCGGCCATATGGGAGAGGGCCTTCCGTTCTTCTACGAACGTATCGTGGAAAAGATGAGTGAAGTAACCAAAAGCACCCTGAATAAGCCGTTTGAGCAGTATTTCCATGATAACTTCTGGTTCACAACCAGCGCATTCTTCCAGGATGAACTGCTCCATCTCTTGCTGAAGTACATCAGCGTGGATCGGGTGATGTTTGCAACCGACTACCCGTTTGTGAACATGAAAGACGGAACCGACTGGTTTCGAGCAGTCAATCTGCCGCGTGAAACCAAGGAAAAAATTGCGTTTCGAAATGCAGAAAAACTGTTCAGAATAAGTCATAAGAGAAATAGTGATCAGCATCTCCCGGGAGATGCTTTCTGGTTAGGGGTCTTGTGGTCCGTGATAGAAATAGTGAGACGATAG